A single region of the Saprospiraceae bacterium genome encodes:
- a CDS encoding T9SS type A sorting domain-containing protein yields the protein MKAQEVILDPDFGIGGVGEKWSNGPSHSVGMEVDDSDLIYLFGGGLLSGLGYLNPTIVRYSSNGLLDLSFGIEGKVILDIEGGGLFRDVSFQSNGKILALGSFPNMGYEFVLYRFHQDGRIDSSFAENGSIIFYGWEAHSVVVLENDKILVSGDFAGKMRVVCFDAKGEVEPSFGDFGYATGNDQGSKGKVNNLVVDQSGNIIVYGKSQSDLILKKFDANGQPDTGFGQSGTARFETYSGHKLPFVNAALTLQDDGKIIVGFENVSAGTYYGWGVIRFQSNGNLDAGFGDGGISLMPRIYFGRLFTVVDISIDENGRLWLAGTSYTHNWPSDYIGALALFDSEGKITADFAENGLFIGLETGLANGVEVNDNTLLIGGAYGFSVSRYRLDLLNPVEELDKPVYIETYPNPTHTNSFSLAYKLKAPGPYLLEIFSIQGNLITTSKLDLTKEGVIPIQLPSIPKGSYLLRLSHSDFKPHQQLILFN from the coding sequence GTGAAAGCACAAGAAGTCATACTCGATCCTGATTTCGGGATCGGGGGGGTCGGTGAAAAGTGGTCGAACGGACCCTCACATAGTGTCGGTATGGAGGTAGATGATTCCGATCTAATTTACCTTTTTGGTGGTGGCTTATTATCTGGATTAGGATATTTGAATCCTACTATTGTTAGATATAGCTCTAATGGACTTTTGGATTTATCTTTTGGTATTGAAGGAAAGGTCATCCTTGATATAGAAGGAGGTGGACTTTTTAGAGATGTTAGCTTTCAATCAAATGGTAAAATCCTGGCACTAGGATCTTTTCCGAATATGGGCTATGAGTTTGTTCTCTATCGTTTCCACCAGGATGGTAGAATTGACTCAAGCTTTGCTGAAAATGGATCAATCATATTCTATGGTTGGGAAGCCCATTCCGTAGTAGTTTTGGAAAATGATAAGATATTGGTTAGCGGAGATTTCGCAGGTAAAATGAGGGTCGTTTGCTTTGATGCAAAGGGTGAGGTCGAGCCTTCGTTCGGAGATTTTGGATATGCTACCGGAAATGACCAAGGAAGTAAAGGAAAAGTGAACAATCTAGTAGTTGACCAGAGTGGAAATATCATTGTCTATGGTAAATCACAATCTGATCTCATTCTTAAGAAATTTGACGCCAATGGTCAGCCGGATACTGGATTTGGACAATCAGGGACGGCCAGATTTGAGACCTATTCTGGCCATAAGTTGCCATTTGTCAATGCTGCTTTAACACTACAGGATGATGGCAAGATAATAGTTGGATTTGAAAATGTTAGCGCTGGGACTTATTATGGTTGGGGAGTAATTAGATTTCAAAGCAATGGCAATTTAGATGCTGGCTTTGGGGATGGTGGTATATCATTAATGCCTCGAATATATTTTGGGAGGCTGTTTACCGTTGTGGATATTTCTATTGATGAAAATGGGCGTCTTTGGCTGGCAGGCACCTCTTATACTCACAATTGGCCCTCTGACTATATAGGCGCCTTAGCGTTATTCGATTCCGAGGGTAAAATAACTGCTGATTTTGCTGAAAATGGCCTATTTATTGGACTTGAAACGGGCCTTGCGAATGGTGTCGAAGTTAATGATAACACCCTTTTAATCGGAGGAGCTTATGGTTTTTCGGTTTCTCGTTATCGCTTAGACCTACTGAATCCAGTTGAAGAACTAGATAAGCCTGTTTACATAGAAACGTATCCGAACCCTACTCATACCAATAGTTTTTCTTTAGCATATAAACTGAAAGCTCCCGGTCCTTACCTTCTCGAAATATTCTCCATACAGGGAAATCTAATAACAACTTCAAAGCTCGATTTAACAAAAGAAGGGGTGATCCCTATACAACTACCTTCTATCCCTAAGGGAAGCTATTTGTTGCGCTTAAGCCATAGTGATTTCAAGCCACATCAGCAATTAATATTATTCAATTGA
- a CDS encoding histidinol-phosphate transaminase, with translation MKKLDRRAWLRTASLTSAFSLMGGLQAIQAHDDTPPQIAAKTRDAIARLSSNENPFGPSPKVRQAMTEAFDLGCRYPFSYAGELTKMIAEKEGVTPDHIVLTSGSTEGLKATGLAFGLYGAEIVSAAPTYLSLLSYAEQFGAYIHKVPLDDGLGHDLDAMEKRINHKTSLVFICNPNNPTGTILPAQQLRDFCNSVSSRAMVFVDEAYFDYIEEPYPSMVEMVKQDKNVIVSRTFSKVYALAGIRMGYLIARPDIANRIEQNRMSMLNIMAIYAAKAALTDEAFYKDCLAKNSAAKALIYETLDDLKLRYIPSHANFVFFHTGRDIKTVVASMMEQGVSVGRPFPPLTDWCRISTGTMEDVKKFTKGLRKMMV, from the coding sequence ATGAAAAAACTAGATCGCCGCGCCTGGCTCCGCACCGCTAGCCTGACCAGTGCTTTCTCGCTGATGGGCGGATTGCAAGCCATCCAAGCCCATGATGATACCCCACCCCAAATAGCAGCAAAGACGCGTGATGCCATTGCCCGCCTCAGCTCTAATGAAAACCCCTTTGGGCCATCACCCAAAGTACGGCAGGCCATGACGGAGGCTTTTGATTTGGGTTGTCGCTATCCCTTCAGTTATGCTGGGGAGCTCACCAAAATGATTGCAGAAAAAGAAGGGGTTACGCCAGATCATATTGTATTGACATCAGGTTCAACAGAAGGGCTAAAGGCTACTGGTTTGGCCTTTGGTTTATATGGTGCAGAAATCGTCTCCGCCGCCCCTACCTATTTGTCACTACTCTCCTATGCAGAGCAGTTTGGTGCCTACATCCACAAGGTTCCATTAGATGATGGCTTGGGGCACGACCTGGACGCCATGGAAAAGCGGATTAATCATAAAACCAGCCTTGTTTTCATTTGTAACCCGAATAATCCGACCGGAACCATCTTACCGGCTCAGCAGCTCAGAGACTTCTGTAATAGTGTTTCTTCCCGAGCCATGGTCTTTGTCGATGAAGCCTATTTCGATTATATTGAGGAGCCTTATCCTTCCATGGTCGAAATGGTTAAGCAAGATAAAAATGTCATTGTCTCACGGACTTTTTCCAAGGTATATGCTCTCGCTGGCATTCGAATGGGCTATCTTATCGCCCGTCCGGACATTGCCAATCGAATCGAGCAAAACCGCATGTCTATGCTCAATATAATGGCCATCTACGCGGCTAAAGCTGCGCTGACTGATGAGGCATTTTACAAAGATTGTTTGGCTAAAAATAGCGCCGCAAAGGCCCTTATATACGAAACACTGGATGACCTAAAGCTCCGTTACATACCTTCTCATGCTAATTTTGTATTTTTCCATACTGGCCGCGATATCAAAACGGTAGTTGCCTCTATGATGGAACAAGGGGTCAGCGTAGGCCGCCCTTTCCCACCATTAACGGACTGGTGCCGAATCAGTACAGGAACGATGGAGGATGTGAAAAAATTCACAAAAGGGTTGAGGAAAATGATGGTTTAA
- a CDS encoding PDZ domain-containing protein: MNHQSIIRLFSCLLLLLSTVYVSAQVSARLFRYADVSQNYITFVYGGDIWVVAKEGGVASKLSSPAGEESAPKFSPDGQQIAFSGNYDGNTDVYVVPTLGGVPKRLTYHGMPDGVLDWTPDGKKLLFASSRESGRQRYSQFYTVPVNGGMAEKLPIAYGSFASYSPDGQQLAFTYTSRISRTWKRYRGGATADIWTFDLASKKAKLIIQDEANDELPMWHDNTVYFLSDRGPNKRYNLWSYDMKSGATQQLTNFKDYDVHFPSIGPADLVFEAGGKLYLMNLATSKYKEVKIEVVSDLASLAPRTVNVEEVMTGAWIAPDANRVVVEARGELFSIPAKDGYVKNLTNTSGVAERSPAWSPDGRYIAYWSDRSGEYELTLKDMKEKGTEEKISTYGAGFRYQLYWSPDSKKLVWAESNMQIRVYNLETKTTKNIDRGLDFFEGTLQGFEVNWSSDSHWVAYSRTAETGNSALFVYEVEADKLQQLTSGYYSDQNPTFDPEGKYLYFSTNRSFSPIYGDFDNSWTYPNATQLAAVALRKDVPSPLAPKNDEVEIKEEKKEDATSKKEEGEDKKKEEKKEDAEKKLVIDADGFEERIVLLPPPAGNYGRLAAVKGKLIFVHAPPSGSQGGSPTLKYFDFKEREEKTIISGVYNFLVAANGEKMLILQGGKLGIVDIAPGQKMETPLRTKEMEMTLTPKEEWQQIFNDTWRFERDFFYDTNMHGVDWTAMRKLYGDMVKDATTREDVNFIIGELIGELNASHTYRGGGDTESAKRKNVGYLGIDWALDNGRYKIAKIIKGAPWDAEVRSPLAMSGVDVKAGDYILSVNGRPLDANKEPFAAFEGLAGKTVALEVNAYTIADSARTIVVELMEDETRLRHLAWIEGNRKRVEEATNGQVGYVYVRSTGIDGQNELVRQFMAQYRKPGMIIDERFNSGGQIPDRFIELLNRPALAFWAVRDGQKWQWPPVAHFGPKAMLINGWSGSGGDAFPDYFRKSKLGPLIGSRTWGGLIGVSGSPGLVDGGYVTVPTFRMYDPDGQWFKEGYGVAPDIEVPEDPSGLAAGIDGQLERAIQEVLDGLKKEPKIGKQPAAEVRSK, from the coding sequence ATGAATCACCAATCAATTATTCGACTGTTTAGCTGCCTGTTATTGCTATTATCGACTGTTTATGTGTCTGCTCAGGTTAGCGCCCGACTATTCCGCTATGCGGATGTATCCCAAAATTATATCACCTTCGTATATGGTGGCGATATTTGGGTTGTTGCCAAAGAGGGAGGTGTTGCCTCCAAACTGAGTTCTCCCGCAGGAGAAGAAAGTGCACCGAAGTTTTCGCCTGATGGCCAACAAATTGCCTTTAGCGGCAATTACGATGGGAATACAGATGTCTATGTGGTGCCTACCCTTGGAGGTGTCCCTAAAAGACTAACTTATCACGGTATGCCCGATGGGGTCCTGGATTGGACACCAGATGGCAAAAAACTCCTGTTCGCCTCTTCTCGCGAAAGTGGGCGACAGCGCTATAGCCAATTTTATACCGTTCCGGTGAATGGCGGAATGGCGGAAAAACTGCCCATTGCTTATGGCTCTTTTGCCTCTTATTCCCCCGATGGCCAACAACTGGCTTTTACCTATACTTCGAGAATTAGTAGGACCTGGAAAAGATACAGGGGCGGCGCCACCGCTGATATTTGGACCTTTGACCTAGCCAGCAAAAAGGCAAAATTGATCATTCAGGATGAAGCCAATGACGAGTTGCCCATGTGGCATGACAACACGGTCTACTTTTTGTCTGACCGTGGGCCTAATAAACGCTATAATCTCTGGTCTTATGATATGAAAAGTGGCGCAACCCAGCAATTGACCAATTTCAAAGACTATGACGTGCACTTTCCTTCCATTGGGCCAGCAGATTTGGTCTTTGAAGCGGGTGGAAAGTTGTACCTGATGAATTTGGCGACCAGTAAATATAAAGAGGTGAAAATTGAAGTCGTCAGTGACTTGGCTAGCCTTGCTCCCCGTACCGTAAATGTAGAAGAGGTAATGACCGGGGCCTGGATTGCACCGGATGCCAATCGGGTAGTGGTAGAAGCACGAGGAGAGCTGTTTTCTATCCCGGCTAAGGATGGTTATGTTAAAAACCTGACAAATACCTCCGGCGTAGCTGAGCGATCCCCTGCTTGGTCTCCTGATGGACGATATATCGCTTATTGGAGTGACCGCTCCGGCGAATACGAGTTGACTTTAAAAGATATGAAGGAGAAAGGCACAGAAGAGAAAATCTCCACTTATGGAGCCGGTTTCCGATACCAACTTTACTGGTCTCCAGATAGCAAAAAGCTGGTTTGGGCTGAAAGTAACATGCAAATTCGCGTATACAATTTGGAAACCAAAACGACTAAAAACATAGACCGCGGGTTGGACTTCTTCGAAGGTACCTTGCAAGGGTTTGAGGTGAATTGGTCAAGTGATAGCCATTGGGTCGCTTACTCTAGGACGGCCGAGACAGGTAATAGCGCCCTCTTTGTTTATGAAGTGGAGGCAGATAAATTGCAGCAATTGACCTCCGGCTATTATAGCGACCAAAACCCAACTTTCGATCCAGAAGGTAAATACCTTTATTTCTCAACTAATCGTAGTTTTTCTCCGATTTACGGCGACTTCGACAACTCATGGACCTACCCCAACGCCACCCAACTGGCGGCTGTAGCCCTGAGAAAAGACGTACCATCCCCTTTAGCGCCCAAGAATGATGAGGTAGAGATAAAAGAAGAAAAAAAGGAAGACGCGACCAGTAAGAAGGAGGAAGGAGAAGACAAAAAGAAGGAAGAAAAAAAGGAAGATGCTGAGAAAAAACTAGTGATTGATGCAGATGGCTTTGAAGAGCGGATTGTGCTTTTACCCCCTCCTGCTGGCAACTATGGTCGCCTCGCAGCGGTAAAGGGCAAATTAATTTTTGTCCATGCGCCTCCAAGTGGTTCGCAAGGAGGAAGTCCGACTTTGAAGTATTTCGACTTTAAAGAGAGAGAAGAAAAGACGATCATATCAGGGGTGTATAATTTCCTGGTGGCTGCAAATGGCGAGAAAATGCTCATTTTGCAAGGCGGCAAGTTGGGGATTGTCGATATTGCCCCTGGGCAGAAAATGGAAACGCCACTTCGTACCAAAGAAATGGAGATGACCCTTACACCCAAAGAAGAATGGCAACAGATCTTCAATGACACCTGGCGATTTGAACGCGATTTTTTTTATGATACCAATATGCACGGTGTAGACTGGACGGCCATGCGCAAATTGTATGGAGATATGGTGAAGGATGCCACTACCCGTGAAGACGTGAACTTTATTATCGGAGAATTGATTGGCGAATTGAATGCCTCTCACACCTATCGAGGTGGCGGCGACACGGAGTCTGCTAAACGAAAAAATGTAGGTTACCTCGGCATTGACTGGGCATTGGACAATGGACGCTATAAAATTGCGAAGATCATCAAAGGGGCACCTTGGGATGCAGAGGTTCGTTCCCCCTTGGCCATGTCTGGCGTCGATGTCAAAGCAGGCGATTACATCTTGTCCGTAAACGGCCGTCCCTTGGACGCCAACAAAGAGCCCTTTGCTGCCTTTGAAGGTTTGGCCGGTAAAACGGTAGCCCTTGAAGTGAATGCCTATACCATTGCGGATAGTGCCCGAACAATTGTCGTAGAACTAATGGAAGATGAGACCCGCCTTCGTCACTTGGCATGGATAGAGGGGAATCGGAAGCGTGTAGAAGAAGCTACAAATGGGCAGGTTGGCTATGTTTATGTGCGGAGCACAGGCATAGATGGCCAAAATGAACTGGTCCGACAATTTATGGCCCAATACCGCAAACCTGGGATGATTATCGACGAACGTTTTAATAGCGGAGGACAGATCCCGGATCGATTTATCGAACTATTGAACCGGCCAGCGCTGGCCTTCTGGGCGGTCAGAGATGGCCAAAAGTGGCAATGGCCCCCGGTGGCGCACTTTGGCCCCAAGGCGATGCTGATCAACGGCTGGAGTGGCTCGGGTGGTGATGCTTTCCCCGATTATTTCCGCAAATCTAAGCTCGGCCCGCTCATCGGCTCCCGGACCTGGGGTGGCCTCATCGGCGTCTCCGGTTCTCCTGGCTTGGTGGATGGCGGCTATGTCACCGTGCCTACCTTCCGAATGTATGACCCAGACGGGCAATGGTTTAAAGAAGGCTATGGCGTGGCCCCTGACATTGAAGTGCCAGAAGACCCAAGTGGTTTGGCGGCGGGTATAGATGGACAACTGGAGCGGGCTATCCAGGAAGTATTGGATGGCTTGAAGAAGGAACCAAAGATTGGAAAACAGCCTGCGGCAGAGGTGCGAAGTAAATAG
- a CDS encoding LytTR family DNA-binding domain-containing protein yields the protein MISVLIIDDEALARQRIRHLLAQNEAVKIIGECKSGTDAIKSILSEKPDLIFLDIQMKDLTGFDVLQAIPKDQHPMVIFITAYDRYAIKAFDVFAFDYLLKPFKDDRFQLSLSNAINSLQQQKSGIKTQELYDLLDYIKNTPTPPPTRPQMLPLKLSGKISFIDMDQIQYIIGSGYYIEIFTADKKYLLRETLTQILAKLNNEHFIRIHRSTIINVHYLGEVLYGHAGEIDVQMKNGEQFRLSKSYRDDFFSRLGI from the coding sequence ATGATAAGTGTATTAATTATTGATGATGAAGCCTTGGCCCGCCAACGAATTCGCCATTTGCTGGCCCAAAACGAGGCCGTCAAGATTATAGGTGAATGCAAAAGTGGCACAGATGCCATCAAAAGCATTCTAAGCGAAAAACCCGACTTAATATTTCTCGATATTCAAATGAAGGATTTGACGGGCTTTGACGTTCTGCAAGCCATTCCCAAAGACCAACACCCGATGGTCATTTTTATTACGGCCTATGATCGATATGCCATCAAAGCCTTTGATGTGTTTGCTTTCGACTATTTATTGAAACCCTTCAAAGATGATCGCTTCCAACTCTCCCTAAGCAATGCTATTAACAGCCTTCAGCAACAAAAATCAGGCATAAAAACCCAAGAACTATACGATCTGTTGGATTATATAAAAAACACCCCTACTCCCCCGCCCACCCGCCCTCAGATGCTCCCGCTGAAGCTGTCCGGAAAAATCAGCTTTATCGACATGGATCAAATCCAATACATCATAGGGTCCGGCTATTATATTGAAATCTTTACGGCCGATAAAAAATACCTCCTCCGCGAAACCCTCACCCAAATCCTGGCCAAGCTCAACAACGAACATTTCATTCGTATCCACCGCTCCACCATTATCAACGTTCATTACCTCGGCGAAGTCCTTTACGGCCATGCCGGCGAGATCGATGTCCAAATGAAAAATGGCGAACAATTCCGGCTTAGCAAGTCCTATCGAGATGATTTTTTTAGTAGGTTGGGGATTTGA
- a CDS encoding histidine kinase: MVKKIKIERSNTWLTLSIVGLYSLIQAFTLLRIYSQHQLDGFEIDWPALLQDRLISWLIGLTFIILIVQTTRLFLLEKKSWSRIVLIHFIFAVITSAIWYACILFLSTLFDSADPLPNTGKNMLFSYLMNTDKLFLLYLVTVSFTYSYYYFQRDSINKVQRSQIQSQLLETRLKVLQSQLHPHFLFNTLNSIASLMDIDVAKAKEMVADLGDLLRQVLENSDKETYLVPLAQELGILEKYVRIEKTRFSDDLEVEWQVDPGLDQAQIPCLLLQPLVENAIQHGFSLEHPQLKVKIHLSRANGHMQISIMDNGRGLDYKTENQIFHKGMGLSNTFARLSSLYGDQFVFSVENLYPGVKNYIEIPCQRINELEEMV, from the coding sequence ATGGTGAAAAAGATTAAAATTGAACGATCTAATACTTGGCTAACGCTGTCCATTGTTGGCCTCTATTCTCTTATCCAGGCATTTACCCTTTTGCGGATCTATTCGCAACACCAATTGGATGGGTTTGAAATTGACTGGCCAGCCTTGTTACAAGACAGGCTCATCTCCTGGCTCATTGGCCTAACGTTTATTATCCTTATCGTCCAAACTACTCGTCTGTTTCTGTTGGAGAAAAAATCTTGGTCAAGGATCGTCCTGATTCACTTCATTTTTGCTGTCATTACCTCTGCAATCTGGTACGCTTGTATTTTGTTTTTGTCTACCCTTTTCGATTCCGCGGATCCGCTTCCCAATACGGGGAAAAATATGCTGTTCTCTTATTTAATGAATACCGATAAGCTTTTTCTATTATACCTCGTTACCGTTAGTTTTACCTATTCTTATTATTATTTCCAACGAGATAGTATCAATAAGGTCCAACGTTCTCAAATTCAAAGCCAGTTGCTTGAAACTCGCTTAAAAGTACTCCAGTCTCAATTACACCCTCATTTTCTCTTCAATACCCTTAATAGCATTGCTTCTTTGATGGATATTGATGTGGCAAAAGCCAAAGAAATGGTTGCAGACTTGGGAGATCTGCTTCGACAGGTACTGGAAAATAGTGACAAGGAGACCTACCTGGTCCCGCTTGCGCAAGAACTGGGCATCCTAGAGAAATATGTTCGGATCGAAAAGACGCGTTTTTCGGATGATTTGGAAGTGGAATGGCAGGTTGACCCCGGTTTGGACCAGGCACAAATCCCTTGTTTGTTATTACAACCTTTGGTTGAAAATGCGATTCAACATGGCTTTTCGCTTGAACATCCGCAATTGAAGGTAAAAATTCACCTGAGTCGTGCAAATGGCCATATGCAAATCAGCATTATGGATAACGGTAGAGGATTGGATTACAAAACAGAAAATCAAATTTTTCATAAGGGAATGGGATTAAGCAATACTTTTGCGCGCCTTAGCTCTCTGTATGGCGATCAATTTGTTTTTTCGGTCGAAAACCTTTACCCCGGAGTCAAAAATTATATTGAAATTCCCTGCCAACGAATCAATGAATTAGAAGAGATGGTATGA
- a CDS encoding MFS transporter: protein MKGNYFIIGLILLTFFVISFLTNMIGPLVPDIIKSFDLSLTLVALLPFAFFIAYGLMSIPSGMLIERYGEKQIMVAAFLLSALGAFLFAGAPSYAMYILSLFFIGAGMAMLQVAINPLLRTAGGEANFAFNSVMGQLFFGLASFLSPLMYTYLVLNIAKEGATQNAIVRTLTAIVPPDLPWISLYWVFAIVSLAMVLIIGFVRFPKVERKEDEKTGAIKTHLDLLKNPMVMLYFLAIFAYVGTEQGVANWISKFLETYHGLDPQTTGASTISWYWGLMTAGAFLGLVMLKFMDSRRVLILFTSAAIICFTISLLGPTAVVLITFPLIGFFASVMWSIIISLALNSVEKNHGSLSGILVTGIAGGAIVPLMVGGLGDLFGLKVGMLFLYLTFGYILSIGFWAKPLITNQLLGKRKA from the coding sequence ATGAAAGGCAATTATTTTATCATAGGACTGATTCTGTTGACTTTTTTTGTCATTTCCTTTTTAACCAATATGATTGGGCCATTGGTGCCCGACATCATCAAAAGCTTTGATCTGAGTCTTACCCTGGTTGCCTTGCTGCCCTTTGCCTTTTTTATTGCCTACGGATTAATGTCGATTCCCTCCGGCATGCTGATTGAAAGATATGGCGAAAAGCAAATCATGGTGGCTGCCTTTTTATTATCAGCCTTAGGTGCCTTTTTGTTTGCTGGTGCGCCTTCCTATGCCATGTATATCCTCTCTTTGTTTTTTATAGGCGCGGGCATGGCGATGTTGCAAGTTGCGATCAACCCTTTGCTGCGGACGGCAGGCGGCGAAGCAAATTTTGCCTTCAATTCCGTGATGGGGCAGTTGTTTTTTGGGCTGGCCTCTTTTCTAAGTCCGCTGATGTACACCTATTTGGTGTTGAATATTGCTAAAGAAGGAGCCACGCAAAATGCCATTGTACGCACTTTGACCGCTATCGTTCCCCCCGATTTACCCTGGATTTCACTTTATTGGGTCTTTGCTATTGTTTCTCTTGCAATGGTATTAATTATCGGCTTTGTCCGTTTTCCGAAGGTGGAACGAAAAGAGGATGAAAAAACAGGGGCCATTAAAACGCATTTGGATCTGTTGAAAAACCCGATGGTGATGCTGTATTTTCTGGCCATCTTCGCTTATGTTGGAACAGAACAAGGTGTTGCCAATTGGATCTCTAAATTTCTGGAAACCTATCATGGCCTTGATCCTCAGACGACAGGTGCAAGTACCATCTCCTGGTATTGGGGCCTGATGACGGCTGGTGCATTTTTAGGTTTGGTGATGTTGAAATTCATGGACAGTCGACGGGTCTTAATTCTTTTTACTTCTGCTGCTATCATTTGTTTTACGATCAGTCTTTTGGGGCCTACAGCGGTTGTGCTGATCACCTTTCCGCTCATTGGGTTCTTTGCTTCTGTGATGTGGTCTATCATCATATCCTTGGCCCTGAATTCGGTGGAGAAAAACCACGGCTCTTTATCCGGTATATTAGTGACGGGGATAGCCGGAGGAGCGATTGTTCCCTTGATGGTAGGGGGCTTGGGTGACCTGTTTGGCCTGAAGGTCGGAATGCTATTTCTCTACCTCACCTTTGGCTACATCCTAAGCATTGGCTTTTGGGCGAAACCTTTAATCACGAATCAATTGCTTGGGAAGCGAAAAGCATAA
- a CDS encoding amino acid permease, producing MVKKTEAGGLFGSHRSRVGAPVSQGMRKSRKIGWRSAAAIVIANMVGTGVFTSLGFQLHALENTWTILSLWVIGALFSLFGAFSYAELGTRLPKSGGEYHFLTQIYHPFLGYLSGWVSLTVGFAASIALSAMAMGAYLKDMFGWSGHWMAIVAILLISLIHSFSVRQSSFFQNFLTLLKIVLILFLIFFGITMQTSSNAIDWSDTWKQELFSPAYAVSLIYVIYAFSGWNAAAYIVEEIDTPKKNLPKALIWGTLLVGILFVLLQFAFLNQATISQLKNKVDVGHVVAQMMFGQTGGSTISLLIALLLVASISAMVWVGPRVTQAMAKEYRNWRYFAIDNANGVPVRAIILQATISIFMVATSSFEQLLVYSGFILQLFTTLSVAGVMILRWRKQGDQTAYLSPAFPWIQIIFLLFSLWILTFLLIDKPVESLWGLVNVLVGSISYRWSTTYTAK from the coding sequence ATGGTCAAGAAAACAGAAGCTGGGGGACTTTTCGGATCGCACAGGTCGCGAGTTGGCGCTCCCGTATCTCAAGGTATGCGAAAAAGCAGGAAAATAGGCTGGCGTAGCGCCGCGGCCATTGTTATAGCCAATATGGTCGGAACGGGTGTTTTCACCAGTTTGGGATTCCAACTACATGCACTTGAGAATACCTGGACGATATTGTCTCTTTGGGTAATAGGCGCTCTTTTTTCGCTATTTGGTGCGTTTTCGTATGCCGAGTTAGGAACGCGGCTTCCCAAATCAGGGGGGGAGTATCACTTCCTCACCCAAATTTACCATCCTTTTTTAGGTTATCTATCCGGCTGGGTTTCCTTAACGGTTGGGTTTGCTGCCTCAATTGCCCTATCGGCCATGGCCATGGGAGCCTATTTGAAAGATATGTTTGGTTGGTCTGGTCATTGGATGGCCATTGTGGCCATTTTGCTTATTTCACTTATTCATTCTTTCAGTGTACGTCAAAGTAGTTTTTTCCAAAATTTTCTCACCTTACTAAAAATTGTCCTCATTCTTTTTCTCATTTTTTTTGGCATCACGATGCAAACGTCCAGCAATGCCATCGATTGGTCCGATACGTGGAAACAAGAGCTTTTTAGTCCCGCATATGCTGTATCCTTGATTTATGTTATTTATGCTTTTTCGGGTTGGAATGCTGCCGCTTATATTGTAGAGGAAATAGATACGCCAAAAAAGAATTTGCCCAAAGCATTGATTTGGGGGACTTTGTTGGTTGGCATTTTATTTGTTTTACTCCAATTTGCGTTTTTGAACCAGGCTACCATCAGTCAACTCAAGAACAAAGTGGACGTAGGGCATGTAGTTGCCCAGATGATGTTTGGGCAAACAGGAGGCAGTACCATTAGCTTGTTGATTGCTTTACTCCTTGTCGCCAGTATCAGTGCGATGGTCTGGGTAGGGCCGCGGGTAACCCAAGCCATGGCCAAAGAATACCGCAACTGGCGATATTTTGCCATCGATAATGCAAATGGAGTGCCTGTCAGGGCCATTATCTTGCAGGCTACCATTAGTATTTTCATGGTGGCTACCAGTTCCTTCGAACAGCTCCTGGTCTACAGCGGCTTTATCCTGCAATTGTTCACGACCTTGAGTGTTGCAGGGGTAATGATACTCCGGTGGCGAAAACAGGGTGACCAGACCGCCTATTTGAGCCCCGCTTTCCCTTGGATACAAATCATTTTCCTGCTTTTTAGTTTATGGATATTGACCTTCCTTTTGATAGACAAACCAGTAGAAAGCCTTTGGGGTCTCGTCAATGTGCTTGTTGGAAGTATCTCTTATCGTTGGAGCACGACCTATACGGCAAAGTAA